The sequence ATGTGGGCCCGGGTGTCGGACGGCATGATCACCGCGTCGACGTATCCGCGCTCGGCCGCCACGTACGGGTTCAGCAGGGCGTCCTCGTAGTCGGCGATGAGTCCGGCGCGGGTGGCCTCCGCCTCGTCGGGGTCCGTGACCGCGGCGATGGTGCGGCGGTGCAGGATGTTCACCGCGCCCTGGGCGCCCATCACCGCGATCTGCGCGGTCGGCCAGGCGACATTGATGTCGGCGCCCAGGTGCTTGGAGCCCATGACGTCGTAGGCCCCGCCGAACGCCTTGCGGGTGATCACCGTGATCAGCGGGACGGTGGCCTCCGCGTACGCGTAGATCAGCTTGGCACCGCGGCGGATGATGCCGCCGTACTCCTGGTCCACGCCCGGCAGGAAGCCCGGCACGTCGACGAAGGTCAGCACCGGCACGTTGAACGCGTCGCAGGTACGGACGAAGCGGGCCGCCTTCTCGCTCGCGTTGATGTCCAGGCAACCGGCGAACTGCATCGGCTGGTTGGCGACGATGCCGACCGGGTAGCCCTCGACGCGGCCGAAGCCGGTGATGATGTTCGGCGCGAACAGGGCCTGGGTCTCCAGGAACTCGCCGTCGTCCAGCACATGCTCGATGGCGGTGTGCATGTCGTACGGCTGGTTCGCCGAATCCGGGATGAGGGTGTCCAGCTCGCGGTCCTCGTCCGTGGTGGCCAGGTCGGCCTCCTCCGGGAAAGCGGGCGCCTCGGAGAGGTTGTTCGAAGGGAGGTACGAGAGCAGGGACTTGACGTACTCGATCGCGTCCTTCTCGTCCCCCGCCATGTGGTGCGCCACACCGGACGTGGTGTTGTGCGTACGGGCGCCGCCCAGCTCCTCGAAGCCGACGTCCTCACCGGTGACCGTCTTGATGACGTCGGGTCCGGTGATGAACATGTGGGAGGTCTGGTCGACCATCACCGTGAAGTCGGTGATCGCGGGGGAGTAGACGGCCCCGCCCGCGCACGGACCGACGATCAGCGAGATCTGCGGGATCACACCCGAGGCGTGCACATTGCGGCGGAAGATCTCGGCGAACAGACCGAGGGCGGCCACCCCCTCCTGGATGCGGGCGCCACCGCCGTCGTTGATGCCGATGACCGGACAGCCGGTCTTCAGGGCGAAGTCCATGACCTTGACGATCTTCTCGCCGTAGACCTCGCCGAGCGAGCCGCCGAAGATCGTGAAATCCTGCGAGTACACGCAGACGGGGCGGCCGTCGACCGTGCCGTAGCCGGTGACGACACCGTCTCCGTACGGCCGGTTCTTCTCGATGCCGAAATTGGTGGAGCGGTGCCGGGCGAACTCGTCGAGCTCCACGAAGGAACCCTCGTCGAGCAGGAGATCGACCCGCTCGCGGGCGGTCAACTTGCCCTTGGCGTGCTGCTTCTCGACCGCGCGGGCGGAGCCGGCGTGCGTCGCTTCGTCAATGCGGCGCTGCAGGTCCGCGATCTTGCCCGCGGTGGTGTGGATGTCGCTCTGCGGCTCGGACATCGGGTGGCGGCTCCCTGCCTGGTCACGGGGACGACTGGTACCGGTCACGGGGAACGGGCCGGTACTCCGTACAGCTGACGGGTCAGTACTACTCCGTACAGCTACTGACGCGTCATGGCTACTGACTCGTAGCGTATCGGCGCCGATACGGTTCGGCAGTGCGTCGTTTGCCACACCTAGGCTGGCTTGCATGACATCACCGGATGCGCCACACAACCGCTGGTCGGACCTGGACCGGCCGCCCCTGAACGTCGCCGCGCTGCGCCGCGGACTGCTGCGGCCCGGCGGGCTGTGGAGCTCACTGGACGTGGTGGAGTCGACCGGCTCGACCAACTCCGACCTCGCCGGGCGCGCCGATGACCTGGCCGAGGGCACGGTCCTGGTCGCCGAGGAGCAGACCGCGGGGCGCGGGCGTCTGGACCGGGCCTGGACGGCGCCGTCGCGCTCGGGGCTGTTCTTCTCCGTCTTTCTGACGCCGCGTGAGGTGCCCGTGGAGCGCTGGGGCTGGCTGCCGCTGCTGGCCGGGGTCGCCGCCGCGACCGGGCTCGCCAGGTCCGCGGGTGTCGACCTGGCACTGAAATGGCCCAACGACCTCCTGGTCACCGTCCCCGGGGACCTCGGCCACCCCCGGCCCGGGGAGACACCGGCGGGCGCGGAACGCAAGGCGGGCGGCATCCTCGCCGAGCGCGCCGGGGCCGGTGTCGTCATCGGCATGGGCATCAACGTCTCGCTCCGCGCGGCGGAACTGCCCGCCCCGACCGCGGGCTCGCTGGCGCTGGCCGGCGCGGTCTCCACGGACCGGGAGACGCTGCTGCGGGCCGTCCTGCGGTCGCTGGAGGAGTGGTACGGGACATGGCGCGCGGCGGGCGGGGACGCCGCGGCGAGCGGACTCCAGGAGGCGTACGCGGCGGGCTGCGCGACCCTGGACCGGACCGTACGGGCCCAGCTGCCCGGCGACCGGTCGATCGTCGGCGAGGCCGTCGCGATCGACGGCGACGGCCGCCTCGTGCTGTCCACCGGCGGGGGACTCATGGAACCGGTGTCCGCGGGCGACATCGTGCACCTGCGGGGCGCGGAGGGCGGTCTGACCTGAGAACGGGTGAAATCGGTGCGGTGCGGGCCGCGGCGGAATACTGCAAATACGGGAGATGTCACGTGCGACGCACCCGTACCGGGCAACCGGGGACGTGAGCTAGGGCACATCTGCCGTATCGTTGAGGCGATCCAGCGACAGATCGGCAGGGCAGTGCGCAGGGAACGGGCAGGAGGCGGCTGGTGACCGTCGACGACACGACCTCCGGCGAGGGCGCGGAGCCCCCTTCGGAACCCTCGGTCCACGCCACACCGCATCACGAGGTCGATCACACGGTGGAACCGACCGACGACCCCCTCGCGATCCGGCTCGAACAGCTGATCCTCGGGGCCGACCGCCGCTACACCCCCTTCCAGGCGGCCCGCACCGCCGGGGTCTCCATGGACCTGGCGTCCCGGTTCTGGCGGGCCATGGGCTTCGCCGACATCGGGCAGGCCAGGGCGCTCACCGAGGCCGATGTGCTGGCGCTGCGCCGGCTCGCCGGTCTGGTGGAGGCGGGGCTGCTGAGCGAGCCGATGGCGATCCAGGTGGCCCGGTCGACCGGGCAGACCACCGCCCGGCTGGCGGAGTGGCAGATCGATTCGTTCCTGGAGGGGCTGACCGAGCCGCCCGAGCCGGGGATGACCCGTACCGAGGTCACGTATCCGCTGATCGAGCTGCTGCTGCCGGAGCTGGAGGAGTTCCTGGTCTATGTGTGGCGGCGTCAGCTCGCCGCGGCCACCGGCCGGGTCGTGCAGGCGGCCGACGACGACGAGATGGTCGACCGGCGGCTCGCCGTCGGCTTCGCCGACCTGGTGGGCTTCACCCGGCTGACCCGGCGGCTGGAGGAGGAGGAGCTCGGCGAACTCGTCGAGGCGTTCGAGACCACCTCCGCCGACCTGGTCGCGGCCCACGGCGGGCGGCTCATCAAGACCCTGGGCGACGAGGTGCTGTTCGCCGCCGACGACGCGGGCACGGCGGCCGAGATAGCGCTGCGGCTGATCGAGGCCATGGCGCAGGACGAGACGATGCCGGCGCTGCGGGTCGGCATCGCGTTCGGCACGGTCACCACCCGGATGGGCGATGTCTTCGGTACGACGGTGAACCTGGCCAGCCGGCTCACCTCGATAGCCCCGAAGGACGCCGTGCTGGTCGACGGGGCCTTCGCCAAGGAGCTGACCCGCACCGGTGACGCGCCCGCGTCCGAGGCGCAGGCCGCCGAGGAGGTCGCGGCCCACGCCGAGCGGGCCCGGCTCGCCGAGAAGGAGGGCCGGGTGGTCGAGGACGCCCCGCCCCTGCCCACGTACCGCTTCGGACTCCAGCCGATGTGGCAGCGCCCGGTGCGCGGACTCGGGGTCGTGGAGCCCTGGCTGCTGGCCCGGCGGGGCAAGACCGGGAGCTGACGCGTTCCCGCGCCGGGCGGTGTTCCGGCGCGGCCCTGTGCGCTGCCGGGCGCCGCGAGCGTCCTTACGGTGTCGGCCGGTCCTGTCTAGGATCCCTCGGTAACGCTCGTTAACCGGAGGGGTGCAGTCATGACCGTCACGTCGGAGCAGCGGTTCGGGGAGTTCGTCGTCGTACGGCGGCACGAGGGCCAGGAGCACGTCGCCGAGCTGGTGCTCGACCGGCCCAGGGCCATGAACGCGGTGTCCACGGAGATGGCCCGCTCCCTCGGGGCCGCCTGCGAGGCGCTGGGCGCCGACCGGGATGTACGCGTCACCGTCCTCACCTCCAGTCATGACCGGGCCTTCTGTGTGGGCGCGGACCTCAAGGAGCGGAACTCCTTCACCGATGCCGAGCTGATGCGGCAGCGGCCCACCGCGCGGGCCGCGTACACCGGGGTGCTCGAACTGCCGATGCCGACGATCGCCGCCGTGCACGGCTTCGCGCTCGGCGGTGGCTTCGAACTCGCCCTGGCCTGCGATCTGATCGTGGCCGACGGCACCGCCGTGGTGGGCCTGCCCGAGGTGTCGGTCGGAGTGATCCCGGGCGGCGGCGGTACGCAGCTGCTGCCCCGCCGGGTCGGTGCGGCGCGCGCCGCGGAGCTGGTCTTCACCGCGCGCCGGGTGGAGGCGGCCGAGGCCCGCGAGCTGGGGCTGGTCGACGAACTGGTCGACGCGGGCCGGGACCGGGAGGAGGCGCTGGCGCTCGGCGGCCGGATCGCGGCCAACTCCCCGGTCGGGCTGCGCGCGGCCAAGCGGGCGCTGCGGCTGGGACACGGGCTGGATCTGCGGACGGGTCTGGAGGTCGAGGACTCGGCCTGGCGGTCGGTGGCCTTCTCCGGGGACCGGGTGGAGGGGGTGGCCGCCTTCAACGAGAAGCGCCGCCCGAACTGGCCCGGGGAGTGACGAGGTGACGTTCCGTGATCGATGGTGACGTCAGGTGAGGCGCGCTGAAGATTGTTAAGCCCTCAAGATGATCAAAATGGAACAAATCTACATAAGCTGTGCAAATGGGTGGTGACGATGCGCGCCTGAGGGCCGTGGTTTCGCTGGCGCAGACGATGGCGGCTGCCTACACCCCGCGCGAATCGTGGCGGGCTGCGGCGTTGGGGGCCTGCGAGGCGCTGGGCGGCGGCTTCGCCGCGCTCTCCGTGTGGGAGCGCGACCGGGGCAGGCTGAGGGTGCTGGTGAACGCGGGGCGGCGCGACGAGGCGGAGGAGGAGTTCCCCGAGCGCGAGGTGTACCCGGTGCACCAGTTCCCGGAGATCACCGAGTTCCTGCACGAGCGGTGGGCGGGCGGCGGTGAGCCCGACGCGTGGGTGGAGACCGCCGACGGCCTGCCGGGCGCGGGCGGCCCGGCCCGCGGCGCCCGCCCGTACTGCCATCAGCGGGTCGCGGCCCTGCGGCGGCGCGGGCGCGGCTGCTGTGTGGTCGCGCCGATCGTGCTGCACGGGCGGGCCTGGGGCGAGCTGTATGTGGCGCGCCAGGCGGGGGAGCCGGTGTTCGACCGGGACGACGCGAACTTCGCGACCGTGCTGGCCGCCGTCGTCGCGGCCGGGATCGCCCAGACGGAGCGCCTGGAGGAGGTCCGCAAGCTCGCCTTCAGCGACCCGCTGACCGGGCTCGCCAACCGTCGCGCCGTCGACATCCGGCTCGACGAGGCGCTGGAGCGCCACCGCACGGAGGGTGCCGTCGTCAGCCTGGTGGTCTGCGATCTGAACGGCCTCAAGGCGGTCAACGACACGCATGGCCATGCCGTCGGCGATCGTCTGCTGGAACGTTTCGGCTCGGTGCTGTCCCTGTGCGGGGCGATGCTGCCGGACGCCCTCGCGGCCCGGCTCGGCGGCGATGAGTTCTGCCTGCTCGTCGTGGGGCCCGGCGCGGACGACGTGGTCCGGGTCGCCACGGAGCTGTGCGAGCGCGCGGATGTGCTCGAACTCGGCGACGGGGTGGCCTGCGGGGTCGCGTCGACCGGTGACCCGATCGGTCCGGTGCGCTCGGCCCGCCGCCTGTTCCGGCTGGCGGACGCGGCGCAGTACCGGGCCAAGGCGGCACGCTCGGTGGGGCCGGTGGTGGCCGGGCGTGACGGCGAGGTGATCCGGCTGGCCGACTCGCCGCCGAAGGCCGCCCACGACCGGCGCAGGCTGCGCGGTCAGCGCCCCTGACCGGCTCCGGGCCGCGACGGGCGGTAAGGGGTCAACCGGGCAACCACTAGTGACATGTGGGCTTTCAGTCCGTACGCTTCTGAATATGGATATGCATACAGTCGTGGTGGGGACGTCCGGTACCACCGCCGAGGACGTCATCGCCGTGGCCCGCGGGGGCGCCCGGGTCGAGCTCTCCGCAGCCGCCGTGGAAGCCCTGGCCGCCGCCCGCCGGATCGTGGACGCGCTCGCCGCGAAGCCCGAGCCGGTCTACGGCGTCTCCACCGGCTTCGGCGCCCTCGCCAGCCGCCACATCAGCCCCGAACTGCGCGCCCAGCTCCAGCGCAACATCGTCCGCTCGCACGCCGCGGGCATGGGCCCCCGCGTCGAGCGCGAGGTCGTCCGCGCCCTGATGTTCCTCCGGCTGAAGACGGTCGCCTCCGGCCACACCGGCGTACGCCCAGAGGTCGCGCAGACCATGGCCGACGTGCTCAACGCGGGCATCACACCCGTCGTGCACGAGTACGGCTCGCTCGGCTGCTCCGGCGACCTGGCCCCGCTCTCGCACTGCGCCCTGACACTGATGGGCGAGGGCGACGCGGAAGGCCCCGACGGCATCGTGCGCCCCGCGGGTGAACTGCTGGCCGCCCACGGCATCGCACCGGTCGAACTGCGCGAGAAGGAGGGCCTCGCCCTCCTCAACGGAACCGACGGCATGCTCGGCATGCTCGTCATGGCCCTCGCCGACCTGAAGAACCTCTACACCTCGGCCGACATCACCGCCGCCCTCTCGCTGGAGGCGCTGCTCGGCACCGACAAGGTCCTCGCCCCGGAACTGCACGCCATCCGCCCGCACCCGGGCCAGGGCGCCAGCGCCGACAACATGCTGCGGGTGCTGGCGGGTTCGGGCCTCACCGGTCACCATCAGGACGACGCGCCCCGCGTCCAGGACGCCTACTCCGTGCGCTGCGCCCCGCAGGTCAACGGCGCGGGCCGGGACACCCTCGCGTACGCGGCCGTGGTCGCCGGCCGTGAACTGGCCTCCGCCGTCGACAACCCGGTAGTGCTCCCCGACGGCCGGGTGGAGTCCAACGGCAACTTCCACGGCGCCCCCGTCGCGTACGTCCTCGACTTCCTCGCCATCGTCGCCGCCGACCTCGGCTCGATCGCCGAGCGCCGCACCGACCGGCTCCTGGACAAGAACCGTTCGCACGGGCTGCCGCCGTTCCTCGCCGACGACCCCGGGGTGGACTCGGGGCTGATGATCGCCCAGTACACCCAGGCGGCCCTGGTCAGTGAGATGAAGCGGCTCGCGGTCCCCGCGTCCGCCGACTCGATCCCGTCCTCCGCGATGCAGGAGGACCACGTCTCCATGGGCTGGTCGGCGGCGCGCAAGCTCCGTACGGCCGTCGACAACCTCGCCCGGATCGTCGCCGTCGAGCTGTACGCGGCGACCCGCGCCGTCGAGCTGCGCGCCGCCGGAGGTCTCACCCCGGCCCCCGCCTCGCAGGCCGCCATCGCCGCGCTGCGCGCCGCCGGGGTCCAGGGGCCCGGCCCGGACCGCTACCTCTCCCCGGACCTGGCCGCCGCCGACGCCTTCGTACGCGAGGGGAAGCTGGTGCAGGCCGTGGAACCGGTCACCGGGCCGCTGGCCTGAGCCGGCGCGCGTACGGCCACCGTCGTACGCCGTCGTACACGTCGCCGTACCCACGGAGGAGAGGGCTGCCGCACCGGACAGTGCGGCAGCCCTCTCCTCCGTGCGGGTGCCCTCAGAGCGCCGGGCGTACCGTGCCGCGGCGCACCGAGTAGGTGACGAAGCCCGCGCCGATGCCCAGCAGTGCCGTACCGCCGATCAGGTACGGCGTGGTGTCGACCCCCGTGCCGGTGTCGGCGAGGGTCTCGCCGGAGCTGTCGTCCCCGGCGGTCGCGGGCTGTGCCGCCAGGTGTGCGGATCCGTTCGCCCCGGTCTGCCGCGCCGTCCCGTCGACGGTCGCGTTGGCCGAGGGGACGAACCAGAGAGCGCCGAGCAGGGTCCCTGCGGCGGTGGTGGTCAGCAGTGTGCGACGAGCGACGGACACAGAATCGATCCCCTTGCGACAACCATGAGTTAGCCCCGTGGGCCGATGCTAAGCAAAGCAGCGGGTCGTAGGAAAGTCGCGGACGGAAGGAGCCTTACGCTCCGGCTTATGAGCACTTCAGAGACATCCAGATTTGTTCGTCTTCGTGTGGAGATGGTGCTGGAGATCACCGACCCCGACGCCCTGACCGGTACCGCCCTCGAAAGCATCGCCGCCGAGTACGGGGAGCCCGTCGCCGGGATCACCGAGGGGGACACCGCCGAGGAACGCCTCCGTGCCGAGGCCACCGTCCGGACCGACCCGGCGGAGGCCCTCGCCTCGCTGGTGGACCCGTTCGACCTGGTCAGCGAGGTGCCGGGGATCGAACTCGCCCAGGCGTCCTGGAGCAGCGAGACCGTCGACTACGACCCCGACGCGGAGGGCTGGGACGACGACGAGGACGAGGACTACCTCGGCGAGGACATCCTCTACGAGCACGAGCCGGAGGAGGACGGCGACGACGCTGGCGGCGAGGTCGCGCACAATGGGAAGGAAGAAGACGAGAGAAGCGGCGCGGTACGGCAGGGCTGACGTGTGAGGACACCGGCCCCGGCCCGCTCACCCGCGGACCGGGGCCGCGCTGTGTCCACGGCCGGACAAGCACAGACGGGCCGGGAACCACCGCTGCCACCGCCGCGTCGATGAGTGGTGTTCCCCACATCTGTGATGGATGAGGAACCGAGCACCCGTTCCGGGTGTTCTTGGAACATTGACGGGTAATCGCCGTCCGGCGGACCCGTTCGGGGATTTTGGGGAATCGGCAACGATGGAGAAGCGTGTGATGACGGACAGCAAGCGGCGCAGGGGCCTCGCGGCCGCGTCCGTACTGCTCGGTGGCGTGCTGGTGCTTTCGGCCTGTAGCGACGGCGACAAGGACGCGAGCGCCGACAGCTCGAAGACGTCGCAGGCGCAGGAGGTGGACAAGGCGGCCGCCGAGGACGCCTCCGAGGCGCAGATAGCGATCAAGCCGAAGAACGGCGCCACCAACGCCAGCATCAACAACGACGCCAAGGTCACCGTCACCAAGGGCAAGCTGACCGAGGTCACCATGACCACCGCGGCCGGCGACACCGTCAAGGGCGCCCTGTCGGCCGACGGCACGAGCTGGGAGCCGGCCGGTCAGCTGGAGCGCTCCACCACGTACAAGATCAACGCGACGGCGAAGGACTCGAAGGGCCGCGAGGCGCACGAGAACAGCTCCTTCACCACCGTGTCGCCCGCCAACAGCTTCATCGGGAACTTCACCCCCGAGGACGGCTCCACCGTCGGCGTCGGCATGCCGGTCTCGATCAACTTCAACAAGGCGATCACGGACAAGAAGGCCGTCCAGGACGGCATCACCGTGACGTCGAGCAGCGGCCAGCAGGTCGCCGGCCACTGGTTCAACTCGCAGCGCCTGGACCTGCGCCCCGAGGACTACTGGCAGGGCGGCTCCACCGTCACGCTGAAGCTGGCGCTGGACGGTGTCGAGGGCGCGGACGGCGTCTTCGGCGTCCAGCAGAAGACCGTCACCTTCAAGATCGGCCGCAACCAGGTCTCGACCGTCGACGCCCAGACCAAGACCATGACGGTCACCCAGGACGGCAAGACGATCAAGACCATCCCGATCTCCGCCGGTTCGCCCGACAACCCGACGTACAACGGTCGGATGGTGATCTCCGAGAAGTACAAGGAGACCCGGATGAACGGTGCGACCGTCGGCTTCACCGACGACGACGGCAAGGGCGAGTACGACATCAAGGACGTCCCGCACGCCATGCGGCTGTCGACCTCGGGCACCTTCATCCACGGCAACTACTGGGGCAAGGGCATCTTCGGCACGGCCAACACCAGCCACGGCTGCGTGGGCCTCGCCGATGTGAAGGGCGCGGGCGACCCCGGCCAGCCCGCCGCCTGGTTCTACAACAACTCGCTCATCGGTGACGTGGTCGTCGTCAAGAACTCCCCGGACAAGACGATCACCCCGGACAACGGCCTCAACGGCTGGAACATGAGCTGGGCCGAGTGGACGGCGGGCTCCGCCGGCTGACGCGCTCCCGCTCCTTCCCGATCCCCGTACGAAGGCGGCGGCACCCGGATCCCCACGGATCCGGGTGCCGCCGCCTTCGGCGTTTCCGGTCGTACGCCGCCTTCGGCGGACCCGGGCGTGCCCCGGCCTCCTGCGGGCGGATCCGCGCAACCCCGGTGTGTCCATGCGTACCCCGGCGTACGGAGGGCGTATCTGCGCGTGCTCCGGCGTACCGCGGGCGGATGCCTGCGCACCCCGGCGTTCTCATCCCGCTCTCATCGCGGCCTTATCTCCCCATCACGCCCGCTCCATAGCTTCACGCCATGTTCTTCACCTACCTCCGGCGTGAGCTGCGCCGCCGCAGAAAGGCGGCGCTCGTCGTCGCCTCCGGGCTCGCCCTGGGCATTGCGCTGGTCATCGTCGTCAGCTCGGTCTCCTCCGGCATGACCAAGGCGCAGGACAAGGTCCTGCGGTCGCTGTACGGGCTCGGCACGGACATGACCGTGACCAAGGCCGCCGCCGCTCCGGGCTCGGCCTCCGAGCGCCCCCGGTTCGAGTTCGATGCCAAGGACAGCGACGACGACACGACCCAGAGCACCGACCGGGTGATGGTGCAGGGCTTCCGGACGCTCGCCGCCGGCACGGTCGGCGAGGTCGGCGAGCAGGAAGGGGTGGCGGACTCCGTCGGCGGGCTGAGCCTGGTCGTGATGAAGGTCGACGGACAGTTCAGGCGCGGTGAGTTCAAGCAGTCCGACGGAGCGGGAGCGGACCGGGAGGGCCGGACGGGTCCCGGCGGCGGCCAGGGCGGCGGCGGGATGCCGCAGGGCGAGGTCCGGGGCGGCGGCGCCTCCTTCGACGTCAACTCCTTCACCGTGTACGGCACCGATGTCACCCGGCGGGACCTCGGCCCGCTGACCTCCTCCACCATCACCGCGGGCCGCACCTTCAAGGCCACCGAGACCGACGCCGACGTCGCGGTCGTCGACGCCTCGTACGCCAAGGAGAAGAAGCTCGCGGTCGACAGGACCGTGAAGATATCCGGCACCACGTACAGGATCGTCGGGATCTCCACGGCCGACAGCGGTGACGCGGCGGCCAACGTCTACCTCCCGCTGAAGCAGGCGCAGACCCTCGCCGACTCCAAGAACAAGATCACCACGGTCTATGTCAAGGCCACCGGCTCGCAGGCGATCGACAGCGTCAAGTCCACCATCCAGAAGAACATCCCGGGCACCACCGTCACCACCTCCGCAGACCTCGCCGACACCGTCTCCGGCTCCCTGTCCACCGCCTCCGACCTGGCCTCCAGCGTCGGCAAGTGGCTCTCCGTCGCCGTACTCGTCGCCGCCTTCCTGGTGGCCGGACTGCTCACCTCCGCCGCCGTCAGCCGTCGCGTACGGGAGTTCGGCACGCTCAAGGCGCTCGGCTGGAAGAGCGGCCGGGTCACCCGCCAGGTCGTCGGCGAGGCCCTCGTCAACGGGCTCATCGGCGGCGTCCTCGGCATAGCCGTCGGGCTCGGCGGCGCCTACCTGGTGACCGCCGTCAGTCCCACCCTCACCGCGCAGCTCGGCGCCACCGGGGGCGGGGGCGGCGGCCGGATGGGCGGCGCGCTCGTCGGAGGACCCGGCGGCCAGGGCGCGGCCAAGACCCTCGACATCGCCCTGACCGCACCCGTCTCCCTCACCACCATCGTCACCGCCGTCGGGCTGGCCGTCGCGGGCGGACTGATCGCGGGCGCCTTCGGTGGCTGGCGCGCCTCGCGGCTGCGCCCGGCCGACGCCCTGCGCCGCGTCGAGTAGCGGCACCGCGTCGAGCGGTCCGCCGATTCGAACAGAGCCCCGCGCCGGACGTGCCCCTTCCGCCCCCGGTCGGCCGGTACGAACAGCGCCGACCGTCCAGCGGTGTGCCAGTACGAACAGCGCCGACCGTTCAACGGTGTGCCAGTACGAACAGCTCCGCCGTCCAGCAGTGCCGCTCCCGACCTCACCCTCCGTACGTACAGCAGGAGTCCACACGTGTACCAGCTCAGCGGCGTCACCAAGCGCTACCGGCGCGGCAAGACCACCGTCGACGCGCTCGCCGGTGTCGACCTGACCATCGAGGACGGTGGCAGGCTCGTCATCCAGGGGCCCACCGGCGGCGGGAAGTCCACCCTCCTCCAGATGCTCGGCGGTCTGGACCGGCCGACCGAGGGCTCCGTCGAACTCGACGGGGTCGACCTGGCGAAGCTCCCCGAGGCCAGGCTCACCAAGGTCCGGGCGGAGTCCATCGGCTTCGTCTTCCAGAGCTTCAACCTGATTCCCACCCTCACCGCCCAGGAGAACGTCGAGACCGCTCTCGTCCCGCTGGGCCTGGGGGCGAAGGCCCGCCGCGAACGGGCCTTCGAGGCCCTGGAGTCCGTGGGTCTCGGTGACCGGCCCGCCCATCTGCCGGGGGAGATGTCCGGCGGTCAGCAGCAGCGCGTCGCGATCGCGCGGGCGCTGGTGAAGCGGCCCAAGGTACTGCTCGCCGATGAACCCACCGGCAACCTCGACGAGTCCATGCGCGACGAGATCATGGAACTGCTCGACGGACTGTGGAAGGAGCACGGGCTGACCTTCGTGATGGTCACCCATGACAGCTCGATCGCCCGCAGAGCGCCCCGGCTCGCCACCATCCGCCAGGGCCGCGTCACCGTGACGGAGAACGCCTCGGCGTAAGACGGGTGCCGCCGGGGCTGGCCGGCCCGGCGATGTGGAGTGGCCCGTCGGTGTGGTGCGGTGCGGCAGGGCGGTGCGCTCCGGC is a genomic window of Streptomyces sp. NBC_01237 containing:
- a CDS encoding acyl-CoA carboxylase subunit beta: MSEPQSDIHTTAGKIADLQRRIDEATHAGSARAVEKQHAKGKLTARERVDLLLDEGSFVELDEFARHRSTNFGIEKNRPYGDGVVTGYGTVDGRPVCVYSQDFTIFGGSLGEVYGEKIVKVMDFALKTGCPVIGINDGGGARIQEGVAALGLFAEIFRRNVHASGVIPQISLIVGPCAGGAVYSPAITDFTVMVDQTSHMFITGPDVIKTVTGEDVGFEELGGARTHNTTSGVAHHMAGDEKDAIEYVKSLLSYLPSNNLSEAPAFPEEADLATTDEDRELDTLIPDSANQPYDMHTAIEHVLDDGEFLETQALFAPNIITGFGRVEGYPVGIVANQPMQFAGCLDINASEKAARFVRTCDAFNVPVLTFVDVPGFLPGVDQEYGGIIRRGAKLIYAYAEATVPLITVITRKAFGGAYDVMGSKHLGADINVAWPTAQIAVMGAQGAVNILHRRTIAAVTDPDEAEATRAGLIADYEDALLNPYVAAERGYVDAVIMPSDTRAHIVKGLRQLRTKRESLPPKKHGNIPL
- a CDS encoding biotin--[acetyl-CoA-carboxylase] ligase yields the protein MTSPDAPHNRWSDLDRPPLNVAALRRGLLRPGGLWSSLDVVESTGSTNSDLAGRADDLAEGTVLVAEEQTAGRGRLDRAWTAPSRSGLFFSVFLTPREVPVERWGWLPLLAGVAAATGLARSAGVDLALKWPNDLLVTVPGDLGHPRPGETPAGAERKAGGILAERAGAGVVIGMGINVSLRAAELPAPTAGSLALAGAVSTDRETLLRAVLRSLEEWYGTWRAAGGDAAASGLQEAYAAGCATLDRTVRAQLPGDRSIVGEAVAIDGDGRLVLSTGGGLMEPVSAGDIVHLRGAEGGLT
- a CDS encoding adenylate/guanylate cyclase domain-containing protein translates to MTVDDTTSGEGAEPPSEPSVHATPHHEVDHTVEPTDDPLAIRLEQLILGADRRYTPFQAARTAGVSMDLASRFWRAMGFADIGQARALTEADVLALRRLAGLVEAGLLSEPMAIQVARSTGQTTARLAEWQIDSFLEGLTEPPEPGMTRTEVTYPLIELLLPELEEFLVYVWRRQLAAATGRVVQAADDDEMVDRRLAVGFADLVGFTRLTRRLEEEELGELVEAFETTSADLVAAHGGRLIKTLGDEVLFAADDAGTAAEIALRLIEAMAQDETMPALRVGIAFGTVTTRMGDVFGTTVNLASRLTSIAPKDAVLVDGAFAKELTRTGDAPASEAQAAEEVAAHAERARLAEKEGRVVEDAPPLPTYRFGLQPMWQRPVRGLGVVEPWLLARRGKTGS
- a CDS encoding enoyl-CoA hydratase/isomerase family protein, which codes for MTVTSEQRFGEFVVVRRHEGQEHVAELVLDRPRAMNAVSTEMARSLGAACEALGADRDVRVTVLTSSHDRAFCVGADLKERNSFTDAELMRQRPTARAAYTGVLELPMPTIAAVHGFALGGGFELALACDLIVADGTAVVGLPEVSVGVIPGGGGTQLLPRRVGAARAAELVFTARRVEAAEARELGLVDELVDAGRDREEALALGGRIAANSPVGLRAAKRALRLGHGLDLRTGLEVEDSAWRSVAFSGDRVEGVAAFNEKRRPNWPGE
- a CDS encoding GGDEF domain-containing protein is translated as MGGDDARLRAVVSLAQTMAAAYTPRESWRAAALGACEALGGGFAALSVWERDRGRLRVLVNAGRRDEAEEEFPEREVYPVHQFPEITEFLHERWAGGGEPDAWVETADGLPGAGGPARGARPYCHQRVAALRRRGRGCCVVAPIVLHGRAWGELYVARQAGEPVFDRDDANFATVLAAVVAAGIAQTERLEEVRKLAFSDPLTGLANRRAVDIRLDEALERHRTEGAVVSLVVCDLNGLKAVNDTHGHAVGDRLLERFGSVLSLCGAMLPDALAARLGGDEFCLLVVGPGADDVVRVATELCERADVLELGDGVACGVASTGDPIGPVRSARRLFRLADAAQYRAKAARSVGPVVAGRDGEVIRLADSPPKAAHDRRRLRGQRP
- the hutH gene encoding histidine ammonia-lyase translates to MDMHTVVVGTSGTTAEDVIAVARGGARVELSAAAVEALAAARRIVDALAAKPEPVYGVSTGFGALASRHISPELRAQLQRNIVRSHAAGMGPRVEREVVRALMFLRLKTVASGHTGVRPEVAQTMADVLNAGITPVVHEYGSLGCSGDLAPLSHCALTLMGEGDAEGPDGIVRPAGELLAAHGIAPVELREKEGLALLNGTDGMLGMLVMALADLKNLYTSADITAALSLEALLGTDKVLAPELHAIRPHPGQGASADNMLRVLAGSGLTGHHQDDAPRVQDAYSVRCAPQVNGAGRDTLAYAAVVAGRELASAVDNPVVLPDGRVESNGNFHGAPVAYVLDFLAIVAADLGSIAERRTDRLLDKNRSHGLPPFLADDPGVDSGLMIAQYTQAALVSEMKRLAVPASADSIPSSAMQEDHVSMGWSAARKLRTAVDNLARIVAVELYAATRAVELRAAGGLTPAPASQAAIAALRAAGVQGPGPDRYLSPDLAAADAFVREGKLVQAVEPVTGPLA